Proteins encoded within one genomic window of Xiphophorus maculatus strain JP 163 A chromosome 11, X_maculatus-5.0-male, whole genome shotgun sequence:
- the lrrc32 gene encoding leucine-rich repeat-containing protein 32 isoform X3, which produces MFRTMAAFQLLFPLWASCVAAAAHPSPHIAPCQVVQMDVFCSDLSLRSAPRDLPQGVQMLDLSRNQVQNLSLETLGFHTGLHQLNLHSNKIHFIQPGLFKDLKDLRVLDLSRNHLNVFALSKISVGPLAAVESLDLSSNGLYTGMSDYFLAESPSLANLSLDSNSITKIAQNTFSGSSSLRKISLHNNVILEIENGAFDSLDHLTELDLSKNSITCIIDFNLYNLEVLNLSKNSIEFFQSVKSDNSFKLRSLDLSENKMLYFPLLPEKNVLEFLNVSRNHIQTLNTTGRVLNLTNLGDLKYLDMSYNKLKSLPEVFFSNMESLEVLNVSNNCISSFSVTSKDILHKVKVINLSHNSLQSLTFGENSLHSLKKLFLQGNDLTVLDQQIFQRLPSIKYLQLQQNNLQICNSEQNQHGLMLKDQNHQDPIGCVSFSSVYNLHFLYLSENNLRTIPAKAFVKTPLKLLDLSLNPGLDMHQDSLCGLEDSLVHLLLRENNMSSLNTDLTSLKSLKHVDLSTNQLNTLPTWNKDSAIESLNLQNNNLVTLDQSTVLALERSLKTLYMGSNPLSCCDNLGFLHMVQHSTIVVPDIETVTCVHEESPEPVNIEKLTREMCHQPDAPNYTAVVVITLLVVIILLALLVKCFRSRRRKRRRGFHA; this is translated from the exons ATGTTCAG GACCATGGCCGCCTTCCAGCTGCTCTTCCCGCTGTGGGCCAGCTGTGTGGCCGCGGCCGCACATCCTTCCCCACACATCGCTCCATGCCAAGTT GTCCAGATGGATGTGTTCTGCAGCGATCTAAGTCTCAGGAGCGCACCACGCGACCTTCCTCAGGGAGTCCAAATGCTGGATCTTTCCCGAAACCAGGTTCAAAACCTCTCGTTGGAAACTTTAGGCTTTCACACCGGCCTTCACCAACTGAACCTTCATTCCAACAAGATCCACTTCATCCAGCCAGGACTCTTCAAAGACCTGAAGGATCTGAGAGTCCTGGATCTCTCCCGGAATCACCTGAATGTTTTCGCACTCTCCAAAATAAGCGTTGGCCCTCTCGCGGCTGTGGAGTCATTGGATCTTTCAAGCAATGGGTTGTACACGGGTATGTCAGACTACTTCCTGGCTGAATCCCCATCTCTGGCAAACCTTTCACTGGACAGCAACAGCATCACAAAAATAGCACAGAACACCTTCAGCGGATCATCATCTTTGAGGAAAATTAGTCTCCACAACAATGTCATCCTGGAGATAGAAAATGGAGCTTTCGACTCTTTGGATCATCTGACTGAGCTCGATTTGTCTAAGAATTCAATCACCTGCATCATAGACTTCAACCTTTACAACTTGGAGGTCCTCAATCTCAGCAAGAATAGCATTGAGTTTTTCCAGAGTGTAAAGTCGGATAACTCCTTTAAGCTTCGCTCTCTGGATctgagtgaaaacaaaatgctttactTCCCTCTCCTCCCAGAAAAGAATGTGCTTGAATTTCTGAACGTATCGCGAAACCATATTCAGACTCTCAACACCACAGGGCGTGTCCTGAACCTCACAAATTTGGGTGATTTAAAATACCTGGACATGAGTTACAATAAACTCAAAAGTTTACCTGAGGTTTTCTTTTCCAACATGGAATCACTTGAAGTCCTCAATGTGAGTAACAACTGTATCAGCTCGTTTTCTGTCACATCTAAAGACATTCTGCACAAGGTGAAGGTCATCAATCTAAGCCATAATTCTCTACAGAGTTTGACTTTTGGGGAAAACTCCCTTCACTCCCTGAAAAAGCTCTTTTTACAGGGAAATGATCTTACTGTCTTAGACcagcaaatatttcaaagacTGCCCAGTATCAAgtacctgcagctgcagcagaacaatcTGCAAATCTGTAACAGTGAGCAAAACCAACATGGCTTAATGCTGAAGGACCAAAACCACCAGGATCCAATTGGTTGTGTGTCATTCTCATCTGTTTACAACCTGCACTTCCTGTACCTCTCTGAAAATAATCTGAGGACCATTCCTGCAAAGGCGTTTGTGAAAACCCCTCTGAAATTACTAGACTTGTCCCTAAATCCAGGACTAGACATGCACCAGGACTCCTTGTGTGGCTTGGAGGATTCACTGGTCCATCTGCTGCTGAGGGAAAACAACATGTCAAGCCTAAACACAGACCTGACCTCCCTGAAGAGCCTCAAACACGTTGACCTGTCCACCAACCAATTGAACACCCTACCGACCTGGAACAAAGACTCTGCCATTGAGTCCTTGAACCTGCAGAACAACAACCTGGTCACCCTAGACCAGTCCACCGTCCTCGCCTTGGAGCGCTCCTTAAAGACCCTTTACATGGGCTCCAACCCTCTAAGCTGCTGCGACAACCTGGGCTTCCTCCACATGGTGCAGCACTCCACGATCGTTGTTCCTGACATTGAGACCGTGACTTGTGTTCACGAGGAGTCTCCGGAGCCGGTGAACATTGAGAAGTTGACCCGAGAAATGTGTCACCAACCAGATGCCCCAAACTACACGGCGGTTGTCGTGATAACCTTGTTGGTCGTGATTATCCTGCTGGCGCTGCTGGTTAAATGTTTTCGATCAAGGAGACGAAAGCGCAGAAGAGGCTTTCATGCGTAA
- the lrrc32 gene encoding leucine-rich repeat-containing protein 32 isoform X2: MFRWREGGTGRRALRGTRWPVGSADTVAHMQRQESAESRWCAVQAPSCEWVRKDVKPAWSGATEKKKISHPLRTMAAFQLLFPLWASCVAAAAHPSPHIAPCQVVQMDVFCSDLSLRSAPRDLPQGVQMLDLSRNQVQNLSLETLGFHTGLHQLNLHSNKIHFIQPGLFKDLKDLRVLDLSRNHLNVFALSKISVGPLAAVESLDLSSNGLYTGMSDYFLAESPSLANLSLDSNSITKIAQNTFSGSSSLRKISLHNNVILEIENGAFDSLDHLTELDLSKNSITCIIDFNLYNLEVLNLSKNSIEFFQSVKSDNSFKLRSLDLSENKMLYFPLLPEKNVLEFLNVSRNHIQTLNTTGRVLNLTNLGDLKYLDMSYNKLKSLPEVFFSNMESLEVLNVSNNCISSFSVTSKDILHKVKVINLSHNSLQSLTFGENSLHSLKKLFLQGNDLTVLDQQIFQRLPSIKYLQLQQNNLQICNSEQNQHGLMLKDQNHQDPIGCVSFSSVYNLHFLYLSENNLRTIPAKAFVKTPLKLLDLSLNPGLDMHQDSLCGLEDSLVHLLLRENNMSSLNTDLTSLKSLKHVDLSTNQLNTLPTWNKDSAIESLNLQNNNLVTLDQSTVLALERSLKTLYMGSNPLSCCDNLGFLHMVQHSTIVVPDIETVTCVHEESPEPVNIEKLTREMCHQPDAPNYTAVVVITLLVVIILLALLVKCFRSRRRKRRRGFHA, encoded by the exons ATGTTCAG GTGGCGGGAGGGTGGAACCGGGCGGCGCGCTCTCAGAGGGACGCGATGGCCGGTCGGGTCGGCAGACACGGTCGCCCACATGCAGAGGCAGGAGTCAGCTGAGAGCCGTTGGTGTGCGGTGCAGGCACCGAGCTGCGAGTGGGTGCGTAAGGATGTAAAACCAGCGTGGTCAGGAGCCACTGAAAAGAAGAAGATTAGTCATCCGCTGAG GACCATGGCCGCCTTCCAGCTGCTCTTCCCGCTGTGGGCCAGCTGTGTGGCCGCGGCCGCACATCCTTCCCCACACATCGCTCCATGCCAAGTT GTCCAGATGGATGTGTTCTGCAGCGATCTAAGTCTCAGGAGCGCACCACGCGACCTTCCTCAGGGAGTCCAAATGCTGGATCTTTCCCGAAACCAGGTTCAAAACCTCTCGTTGGAAACTTTAGGCTTTCACACCGGCCTTCACCAACTGAACCTTCATTCCAACAAGATCCACTTCATCCAGCCAGGACTCTTCAAAGACCTGAAGGATCTGAGAGTCCTGGATCTCTCCCGGAATCACCTGAATGTTTTCGCACTCTCCAAAATAAGCGTTGGCCCTCTCGCGGCTGTGGAGTCATTGGATCTTTCAAGCAATGGGTTGTACACGGGTATGTCAGACTACTTCCTGGCTGAATCCCCATCTCTGGCAAACCTTTCACTGGACAGCAACAGCATCACAAAAATAGCACAGAACACCTTCAGCGGATCATCATCTTTGAGGAAAATTAGTCTCCACAACAATGTCATCCTGGAGATAGAAAATGGAGCTTTCGACTCTTTGGATCATCTGACTGAGCTCGATTTGTCTAAGAATTCAATCACCTGCATCATAGACTTCAACCTTTACAACTTGGAGGTCCTCAATCTCAGCAAGAATAGCATTGAGTTTTTCCAGAGTGTAAAGTCGGATAACTCCTTTAAGCTTCGCTCTCTGGATctgagtgaaaacaaaatgctttactTCCCTCTCCTCCCAGAAAAGAATGTGCTTGAATTTCTGAACGTATCGCGAAACCATATTCAGACTCTCAACACCACAGGGCGTGTCCTGAACCTCACAAATTTGGGTGATTTAAAATACCTGGACATGAGTTACAATAAACTCAAAAGTTTACCTGAGGTTTTCTTTTCCAACATGGAATCACTTGAAGTCCTCAATGTGAGTAACAACTGTATCAGCTCGTTTTCTGTCACATCTAAAGACATTCTGCACAAGGTGAAGGTCATCAATCTAAGCCATAATTCTCTACAGAGTTTGACTTTTGGGGAAAACTCCCTTCACTCCCTGAAAAAGCTCTTTTTACAGGGAAATGATCTTACTGTCTTAGACcagcaaatatttcaaagacTGCCCAGTATCAAgtacctgcagctgcagcagaacaatcTGCAAATCTGTAACAGTGAGCAAAACCAACATGGCTTAATGCTGAAGGACCAAAACCACCAGGATCCAATTGGTTGTGTGTCATTCTCATCTGTTTACAACCTGCACTTCCTGTACCTCTCTGAAAATAATCTGAGGACCATTCCTGCAAAGGCGTTTGTGAAAACCCCTCTGAAATTACTAGACTTGTCCCTAAATCCAGGACTAGACATGCACCAGGACTCCTTGTGTGGCTTGGAGGATTCACTGGTCCATCTGCTGCTGAGGGAAAACAACATGTCAAGCCTAAACACAGACCTGACCTCCCTGAAGAGCCTCAAACACGTTGACCTGTCCACCAACCAATTGAACACCCTACCGACCTGGAACAAAGACTCTGCCATTGAGTCCTTGAACCTGCAGAACAACAACCTGGTCACCCTAGACCAGTCCACCGTCCTCGCCTTGGAGCGCTCCTTAAAGACCCTTTACATGGGCTCCAACCCTCTAAGCTGCTGCGACAACCTGGGCTTCCTCCACATGGTGCAGCACTCCACGATCGTTGTTCCTGACATTGAGACCGTGACTTGTGTTCACGAGGAGTCTCCGGAGCCGGTGAACATTGAGAAGTTGACCCGAGAAATGTGTCACCAACCAGATGCCCCAAACTACACGGCGGTTGTCGTGATAACCTTGTTGGTCGTGATTATCCTGCTGGCGCTGCTGGTTAAATGTTTTCGATCAAGGAGACGAAAGCGCAGAAGAGGCTTTCATGCGTAA
- the lrrc32 gene encoding leucine-rich repeat-containing protein 32 isoform X1: protein MAASPPLRWREGGTGRRALRGTRWPVGSADTVAHMQRQESAESRWCAVQAPSCEWVRKDVKPAWSGATEKKKISHPLRTMAAFQLLFPLWASCVAAAAHPSPHIAPCQVVQMDVFCSDLSLRSAPRDLPQGVQMLDLSRNQVQNLSLETLGFHTGLHQLNLHSNKIHFIQPGLFKDLKDLRVLDLSRNHLNVFALSKISVGPLAAVESLDLSSNGLYTGMSDYFLAESPSLANLSLDSNSITKIAQNTFSGSSSLRKISLHNNVILEIENGAFDSLDHLTELDLSKNSITCIIDFNLYNLEVLNLSKNSIEFFQSVKSDNSFKLRSLDLSENKMLYFPLLPEKNVLEFLNVSRNHIQTLNTTGRVLNLTNLGDLKYLDMSYNKLKSLPEVFFSNMESLEVLNVSNNCISSFSVTSKDILHKVKVINLSHNSLQSLTFGENSLHSLKKLFLQGNDLTVLDQQIFQRLPSIKYLQLQQNNLQICNSEQNQHGLMLKDQNHQDPIGCVSFSSVYNLHFLYLSENNLRTIPAKAFVKTPLKLLDLSLNPGLDMHQDSLCGLEDSLVHLLLRENNMSSLNTDLTSLKSLKHVDLSTNQLNTLPTWNKDSAIESLNLQNNNLVTLDQSTVLALERSLKTLYMGSNPLSCCDNLGFLHMVQHSTIVVPDIETVTCVHEESPEPVNIEKLTREMCHQPDAPNYTAVVVITLLVVIILLALLVKCFRSRRRKRRRGFHA from the exons ATGGCAGCTTCCCCCCCCCTCAGGTGGCGGGAGGGTGGAACCGGGCGGCGCGCTCTCAGAGGGACGCGATGGCCGGTCGGGTCGGCAGACACGGTCGCCCACATGCAGAGGCAGGAGTCAGCTGAGAGCCGTTGGTGTGCGGTGCAGGCACCGAGCTGCGAGTGGGTGCGTAAGGATGTAAAACCAGCGTGGTCAGGAGCCACTGAAAAGAAGAAGATTAGTCATCCGCTGAG GACCATGGCCGCCTTCCAGCTGCTCTTCCCGCTGTGGGCCAGCTGTGTGGCCGCGGCCGCACATCCTTCCCCACACATCGCTCCATGCCAAGTT GTCCAGATGGATGTGTTCTGCAGCGATCTAAGTCTCAGGAGCGCACCACGCGACCTTCCTCAGGGAGTCCAAATGCTGGATCTTTCCCGAAACCAGGTTCAAAACCTCTCGTTGGAAACTTTAGGCTTTCACACCGGCCTTCACCAACTGAACCTTCATTCCAACAAGATCCACTTCATCCAGCCAGGACTCTTCAAAGACCTGAAGGATCTGAGAGTCCTGGATCTCTCCCGGAATCACCTGAATGTTTTCGCACTCTCCAAAATAAGCGTTGGCCCTCTCGCGGCTGTGGAGTCATTGGATCTTTCAAGCAATGGGTTGTACACGGGTATGTCAGACTACTTCCTGGCTGAATCCCCATCTCTGGCAAACCTTTCACTGGACAGCAACAGCATCACAAAAATAGCACAGAACACCTTCAGCGGATCATCATCTTTGAGGAAAATTAGTCTCCACAACAATGTCATCCTGGAGATAGAAAATGGAGCTTTCGACTCTTTGGATCATCTGACTGAGCTCGATTTGTCTAAGAATTCAATCACCTGCATCATAGACTTCAACCTTTACAACTTGGAGGTCCTCAATCTCAGCAAGAATAGCATTGAGTTTTTCCAGAGTGTAAAGTCGGATAACTCCTTTAAGCTTCGCTCTCTGGATctgagtgaaaacaaaatgctttactTCCCTCTCCTCCCAGAAAAGAATGTGCTTGAATTTCTGAACGTATCGCGAAACCATATTCAGACTCTCAACACCACAGGGCGTGTCCTGAACCTCACAAATTTGGGTGATTTAAAATACCTGGACATGAGTTACAATAAACTCAAAAGTTTACCTGAGGTTTTCTTTTCCAACATGGAATCACTTGAAGTCCTCAATGTGAGTAACAACTGTATCAGCTCGTTTTCTGTCACATCTAAAGACATTCTGCACAAGGTGAAGGTCATCAATCTAAGCCATAATTCTCTACAGAGTTTGACTTTTGGGGAAAACTCCCTTCACTCCCTGAAAAAGCTCTTTTTACAGGGAAATGATCTTACTGTCTTAGACcagcaaatatttcaaagacTGCCCAGTATCAAgtacctgcagctgcagcagaacaatcTGCAAATCTGTAACAGTGAGCAAAACCAACATGGCTTAATGCTGAAGGACCAAAACCACCAGGATCCAATTGGTTGTGTGTCATTCTCATCTGTTTACAACCTGCACTTCCTGTACCTCTCTGAAAATAATCTGAGGACCATTCCTGCAAAGGCGTTTGTGAAAACCCCTCTGAAATTACTAGACTTGTCCCTAAATCCAGGACTAGACATGCACCAGGACTCCTTGTGTGGCTTGGAGGATTCACTGGTCCATCTGCTGCTGAGGGAAAACAACATGTCAAGCCTAAACACAGACCTGACCTCCCTGAAGAGCCTCAAACACGTTGACCTGTCCACCAACCAATTGAACACCCTACCGACCTGGAACAAAGACTCTGCCATTGAGTCCTTGAACCTGCAGAACAACAACCTGGTCACCCTAGACCAGTCCACCGTCCTCGCCTTGGAGCGCTCCTTAAAGACCCTTTACATGGGCTCCAACCCTCTAAGCTGCTGCGACAACCTGGGCTTCCTCCACATGGTGCAGCACTCCACGATCGTTGTTCCTGACATTGAGACCGTGACTTGTGTTCACGAGGAGTCTCCGGAGCCGGTGAACATTGAGAAGTTGACCCGAGAAATGTGTCACCAACCAGATGCCCCAAACTACACGGCGGTTGTCGTGATAACCTTGTTGGTCGTGATTATCCTGCTGGCGCTGCTGGTTAAATGTTTTCGATCAAGGAGACGAAAGCGCAGAAGAGGCTTTCATGCGTAA